A genomic segment from Flavobacterium sp. 9R encodes:
- a CDS encoding prephenate dehydratase, with protein sequence MRTKIAIQGIKGSFHHQVAKDYFYQNVSVDECLSFEELVDSLLKGDSDQAVMAIENSIAGPIIPNYALIDKNNLHIIGEHYLDIIQNLMALPGQKIEDIQEVHSHPMALLQCMDFLKKYPNIKLVEDKDTAETARRIHENQIKGIAAIASETAAEMYNLEIIAPSIQTIENNMTRFVILKKENSFVSEDEINRASIKFELDHKRGSLAAVLNVMSDCKLNLTKIQSLPKIETPWKYSFFVDVTFEKYEDYAKAKALVSIMAHYFKVLGEYKNTKPLLESPN encoded by the coding sequence ATGAGAACAAAAATTGCAATTCAGGGGATAAAGGGGTCGTTTCACCATCAGGTAGCCAAAGATTATTTCTACCAAAATGTGTCTGTAGATGAATGCTTGTCCTTTGAAGAATTAGTAGATAGCTTGTTGAAGGGAGATAGTGACCAAGCGGTAATGGCTATCGAGAACTCCATTGCGGGACCGATTATTCCAAATTATGCACTAATCGACAAGAATAATTTGCACATTATAGGGGAACATTATTTGGATATTATTCAAAATTTAATGGCTTTGCCTGGACAAAAAATCGAGGATATACAAGAAGTACATTCGCATCCGATGGCATTATTACAATGTATGGATTTCTTAAAAAAATATCCAAATATCAAATTGGTTGAGGATAAAGATACGGCGGAAACGGCTCGCAGAATCCACGAAAATCAAATCAAAGGAATTGCAGCAATCGCTAGTGAAACCGCTGCTGAGATGTATAATTTAGAGATTATCGCGCCTTCGATTCAAACCATCGAGAACAATATGACTCGATTTGTGATACTCAAAAAAGAGAATTCTTTTGTTTCCGAAGACGAAATCAATAGAGCCTCCATTAAGTTTGAATTGGACCATAAACGCGGAAGTTTAGCCGCTGTTTTGAATGTGATGAGTGATTGTAAACTCAATTTAACCAAAATACAATCCTTGCCAAAAATAGAAACACCTTGGAAATATTCTTTTTTTGTAGATGTGACTTTCGAAAAATATGAAGATTACGCCAAGGCCAAAGCATTAGTTTCGATTATGGCGCATTATTTTAAAGTTTTGGGTGAATATAAAAATACAAAGCCATTACTTGAATCTCCAAACTAG